In one window of Tenacibaculum mesophilum DNA:
- a CDS encoding PadR family transcriptional regulator produces the protein MGNQKLYKGSLQTIILKLLAQNDKMYGYEITQKVKELTKGELKITEGALYPALHKLEAEGLLDVEVAKVGNRLRKYYKLTESGTKETVNRLSEMQEFLNTMQQLVNPKFSLE, from the coding sequence ATGGGAAATCAAAAACTATATAAAGGATCATTACAAACTATTATTTTAAAATTATTAGCTCAAAATGATAAAATGTACGGGTATGAAATAACACAAAAAGTAAAAGAGCTTACCAAAGGTGAATTAAAAATTACTGAAGGAGCTTTATACCCAGCTTTACATAAATTAGAAGCTGAAGGATTGTTGGATGTTGAAGTTGCTAAAGTTGGCAATCGCTTACGTAAATATTATAAACTCACGGAAAGCGGCACAAAAGAAACAGTTAATCGTCTTTCTGAAATGCAGGAGTTTTTAAACACCATGCAACAATTGGTAAATCCTAAGTTTAGTTTGGAGTAA
- a CDS encoding ferredoxin--NADP reductase has product MSTFYKLTIEEIIKETKDAVSILFNVPADLKSKFQFIAGQYITLKTIIKGEEVRRAYSICAAPKSNQLKVAVKAVENGKFSTFATTQLKKGNELEVAAPEGKFILTPENNKNYIAFAAGSGITPVLSMIKSVLEDSSSTFTLVYGNKSINDTIFYNDLNLLQQEYPDRFNLHYVYSRERKENTLFGRIDKGHINYFVKNLYKEVVFDEAFLCGPEEMIKIASETLKENGLSKSAIHFELFTASTAEENTDLIKEGETEIKVVLDDEETSFTMKQTDTILAASLRNKLDAPYSCQGGVCSSCIAKVTEGKAVMTKNSILTDDELEEGLILTCQAHPTTQKVVVDFDDV; this is encoded by the coding sequence ATGAGTACTTTTTATAAATTAACAATAGAAGAAATAATAAAAGAAACAAAAGATGCTGTTTCAATACTTTTTAATGTTCCTGCAGATTTAAAAAGCAAGTTTCAATTTATAGCAGGACAATACATTACTTTAAAAACAATAATTAAAGGAGAAGAAGTTCGTAGAGCTTATTCTATATGTGCTGCACCGAAAAGTAATCAACTAAAAGTAGCAGTAAAGGCTGTTGAAAACGGGAAATTTTCAACATTTGCAACTACTCAATTAAAAAAAGGAAATGAATTAGAAGTAGCAGCTCCTGAAGGAAAATTTATATTAACTCCTGAAAACAACAAAAATTATATTGCTTTTGCAGCAGGTAGTGGTATTACCCCTGTGTTATCAATGATTAAAAGCGTTTTAGAAGATTCATCATCAACCTTTACGCTAGTTTATGGTAACAAAAGTATTAATGATACTATTTTTTATAATGATTTAAATTTATTACAACAAGAGTATCCTGATCGATTTAATTTACATTACGTGTATAGTAGAGAGCGTAAAGAGAACACATTGTTTGGAAGAATTGACAAAGGACACATAAACTACTTTGTAAAGAATCTTTATAAAGAAGTAGTATTTGATGAAGCTTTTTTATGTGGACCAGAAGAAATGATTAAGATAGCTTCTGAAACACTTAAAGAAAATGGTTTATCAAAAAGCGCCATTCACTTTGAATTATTTACAGCTTCTACAGCTGAGGAAAATACAGATTTAATAAAAGAAGGAGAAACAGAAATTAAAGTAGTATTAGATGATGAAGAGACTAGCTTTACAATGAAGCAAACAGATACTATTTTAGCTGCAAGTTTACGAAATAAATTAGATGCTCCTTATTCTTGCCAAGGAGGTGTTTGTAGTAGTTGTATTGCAAAAGTTACAGAAGGTAAAGCTGTTATGACCAAAAACTCTATTTTAACTGATGATGAGTTAGAAGAAGGTTTAATACTTACTTGTCAAGCGCATCCTACGACGCAGAAAGTTGTAGTAGACTTTGATGATGTATAA